The following proteins are encoded in a genomic region of Plasmodium coatneyi strain Hackeri chromosome 6, complete sequence:
- a CDS encoding Erythrocyte membrane-associated antigen translates to MDLNYVKCRGWFVLPLLLPYILCGLLLLYRGSERNDAVVREKGQGGGILTLGGLLSGGVNLNVTKGGDVRRKCDSSTKEDGHINNSVSQREGSTSLGFSPFNNCFLLPPNKYTTRRILASAKEDNPEESTNGVPKSDDTFQGSVLNVYFTENKNLYTNVKVGGQPLKLALNSRVEGIYVFMKDSQACYVGEEENNRTCYDPKMSKNSTWCNNDLLCLPAILSRPYECYSESSLLLENKAEYPSMYYDSLKFTESHVEGSDDVEILDLARVGKAAGVADEAKGEDNTFQNMDVKLVTDLSQYNGWSLFKDTDGMMGLAGRELSCRHVSPWNTIVEKNNSLYALDVNLPEGSVKPFVESASQKDAPKGGSSYGKFVPNKAGTNKADAATEPNGSTSEIHIGDYKKNFGPIVWSEPRERGGIFSDSFMQFTLYNLEVCEKNIFGKYSSNWQGVIDLSSKCLVLPKMFWLSLMEYLPVNKNDERCIPKSKEVNFDESTIPRMCSVDARNRPLPVLKFYLSDNDTVSDNNIGESSGASNGASNGASNGANNGARSRNIQEVHIPLDNLIINEEGQNDGYLCVLPDVHEGVSSENSGRTTKPLVKFGTYVISNFYVVVDQENYRVGFANKKEYHYTNDRCTKRAQCIGNQFYEPALNICVDPDCSVWYFYTLNEETKKCESISSRFYVFLFILLLLLLLDIQSYYFYRKSVHVAKVSSR, encoded by the coding sequence ATGGATTTGAATTACGTAAAATGCAGAGGCTGGTTTGTTCTGCCACTCCTTCTGCCGTATATTCTATGTGGGTTGCTTCTTCTGTATCGGGGGTCGGAGCGCAATGACGCAGTGGTGCGAGAGAAGGGACAGGGGGGAGGCATCCTCACGCTGGGAGGTTTGCTCTCAGGTGGAGTCAATTTGAATGTAACGAAAGGGGGAGATGTTAGGAGAAAATGTGACAGCTCTACCAAGGAGGATGgtcatataaataatagcGTTAGCCAGAGGGAAGGATCAACTTCACTGGGGTTTAGTCCCTTTAACAACTGTTTTCTTCTGCCCCCCAATAAGTACACGACGAGGAGAATCCTCGCGTCTGCCAAGGAGGACAATCCAGAAGAATCAACCAATGGTGTACCTAAATCAGATGATACCTTCCAAGGAAGCGTGTTAAATGTGTATTTCACCGAGAACAAAAATCTGTATACAAATGTGAAAGTCGGAGGACAGCCTTTGAAGCTGGCACTGAACAGTAGGGTGGAgggcatatatgtatttatgaaGGATTCGCAAGCCTGTTACGTAGGTGAGGAGGAGAATAATAGAACCTGTTACGATCCGAAGATGTCTAAGAATTCTACCTGGTGCAACAACGATCTTCTGTGCCTTCCGGCCATTTTGTCGAGGCCATACGAATGCTACAGCGAAAGCAGTTTGCTTCTGGAGAACAAGGCGGAGTACCCCAGCATGTATTATGATTCGTTAAAATTTACAGAGAGCCACGTGGAGGGATCAGACGATGTGGAGATACTGGATTTGGCAAGGGTGGGCAAGGCGGCTGGTGTAGCAGATGAGGCAAAGGGGGAGGACAACACCTTTCAGAATATGGATGTGAAGCTCGTCACGGACCTCAGCCAGTACAACGGGTGGAGCCTATTCAAAGACACCGACGGGATGATGGGGCTGGCAGGAAGGGAACTCAGTTGCAGGCATGTCAGTCCGTGGAACACTATCGTCGAGAAAAACAATTCTTTATACGCCTTAGATGTAAATTTGCCCGAAGGTTCAGTGAAACCGTTCGTGGAgtcagctagccaaaaagaCGCCCCCAAAGGTGGTTCATCTTATGGTAAGTTTGTCCCGAATAAAGCAGGCACAAACAAAGCAGATGCAGCAACCGAACCGAATGGAAGCACATCTGAAATACATATAGGAGATTATAAAAAGAACTTTGGGCCAATCGTATGGTCCGAGCCGAGAGAAAGAGGAGGAATTTTCTCCGATTCGTTCATGCAGTTTACCTTGTACAATTTAGAggtgtgtgaaaaaaatatttttggtaAGTACAGTAGCAACTGGCAGGGGGTAATAGACCTGAGCAGCAAATGTTTGGTCCTCCCAAAGATGTTTTGGCTGAGTCTTATGGAGTACCTACCGGTGAACAAGAATGACGAGAGGTGCATTCCGAAGAGCAAGGAAGTGAACTTCGATGAGAGTACCATACCGAGGATGTGTTCTGTGGATGCCAGGAATAGGCCGCTGCCCGTGTTGAAATTCTATCTGTCGGATAACGACACCGTGAGTGACAACAACATTGGGGAGAGTAGCGGTGCAAGTAACGGTGCAAGTAACGGTGCAAGTAACGGTGCGAATAACGGTGCACGTAGTAGAAACATTCAGGAGGTCCATATCCCCCTGGACAACCTTATCATTAACGAGGAGGGCCAGAACGACGGCTACCTCTGCGTGCTGCCAGATGTGCACGAAGGAGTATCCAGTGAAAACAGCGGAAGGACCACCAAGCCGTTAGTTAAGTTTGGCACCTACGTAATTAGTAACTTTTATGTAGTGGTAGATCAGGAGAATTACAGAGTTGGGTTCGCTAACAAGAAGGAATACCACTACACAAACGATAGATGCACAAAGAGGGCCCAGTGTATAGGGAACCAGTTTTACGAGCCAGCCTTGAATATCTGCGTGGACCCTGACTGCTCCGTATGGTACTTTTACACGCTAAACGAGGAAACGAAGAAGTGTGAATCCATTTCGTCCCGCTTCTACGTCTTCTTGTTCATCCTGCTGCTGCTCCTACTGTTAGACATACAGTCGTATTACTTCTACAGGAAGTCGGTGCACGTGGCAAAGGTGTCCTCGCGGTAG